The DNA region CTGAGCCTCTAATTTACTTAACTGGTCTCTTCCTAAAAGAGGAACAAGACACTcaggcatatataaaaatctgtGTGTTATCCACTCTTTTCGGAATTTAAAGGCAATGGGGCTAaagaatgttgattttttttccacttttcctgtTGAACCAACAACATTTACAGTTTCTCAGCTTAATTTTCCCTGGTTTGTATTTAATACCAAGTAAGTAGGCCAAGTGCCTATTAAAAAgtcaattttcttcttccctgccTCTATTGTAACCAGAGATTCAGCTGGGGATTCTACCCCTGGTTCCCTTCATTCCTGATGTAGGGGTAGGTCTGCTAGTTCCACCTCTATCTGCCTCTGGGGACATTCCCATTTCCAGTGCCCAAACTATCTACAATATGCATATTGATTCAGCTTCAGTCCCCATAGGCCTGGGAGACTTGAACCCCTTTACTGACAGACAGAGTGCCCACGTGACACAGAAGAAAGGGGTGAGTGAATATATGCTAGATATCGAACTATCAGACCTTAGTAAATGCCCCTCTTCCCCTGCAATGGAAGAAAGCAtccaaaattccagggaaagaagaaaccCCACAATGGCTGGCAATGTGGtaagaaaaagcttttaggctttttttttttgtgtgtgtttcaaggaaaataaaaaaaaaaaaaaaacaaaacccaaaacaaaacaagaaaaaaacccaaaaaaacccctaaaaaaccAAATGCTTGATGCAGCAGTTTTAACAAAAGCAGATGCAAACCTGGTGAATCTCTCATGTTGGTCTCCTCTTCACAGCAGGTGAAGCAGGTGGATTTGGTGTCCTTTCTCTTCCTGGTTCGACCATTCTGAGGGTAGGGGCTGAGATGGAGTGGCCTTCTTGCTGGTCATTCTCTCTATCTCAGACCAAAACCGAATCATACAGATGACTTTAAAGAAAGCCACCAGATGATCACTGCCACAGCCTCTTCAAGGCCAGGCAAAGGGAAAGACCTCACCAAATAAGACTGTTCTCTTGAGTATCTTAGTTTACAATGTAAGATGTGATCAAAAGTGTGTATTCCATCACCATTTTCATAAGCTGTTAAAACCAGATGAGGCAGTATTCTTTGTCTCTTCCATGACTCACCCGtgataactccctctggggACTATCTTCTGCTAATGGGCCATTAAGCCTCACTTCATGACtcataaaattacatcattccATTGTGAaatgctccacccagggagaGGAACCAAACATTTCTACCTGGACAGAATCCGAGTTTTGGCACACCATGGGCAGCCTCCCCTGCTGGGCtcccagaggacaagagctACGTAACCAgcactggaccttcagagggaGACCcgacccttctacaggatcactgcttcaacCAGAACCACATCTCATTTCAacagcactgcagccaccatTTAATTGGGCTGCTACCATCACCCTGAACAACAAGGTGTGAGGTTGTATCCTAACTGTCAGTTTAAGCCagtgttttctgcctttattttaatCAGCAGCGTGTGATGGCAGAGGAGAGCAATGTCTGCAGTTTTGTGTTCAAGAAGCGGGTCCAAGCTGCAGGCAGCGGCTGGCGAAAACGAcccagcagtgagcaggagTGGGAGAGCAGCGGGGAGGAGGGCAGCACCGTGGTGTGGAAGAAGCCACAGCGGGACACCCCCAACCCCATGATCCAGAAAACCAGGTGCTGCACGAGGGAGAGGCTGGAGTATGTGCCGAGCAGCAGTGAGGATGAGCATCCTGCCAAGGAGATCAGAATCACCTACAAATCAACCAGGTCAGCAAAACCTGTTGGCCCAAAAGACATGGGAGCCACAGCAATGTATGAATTGgacacagagaaggagaaggatgcCCAGACAATCTTTGAGTGTAGCCAGAAAatccaggaggagctgagaggaaaggaagatgATAAAATTTACTGTGGCATTAACAATAACAGAAGTATATGAAGTCCAAGGACACATCGATGGGAAATGCCTGTTCAGGAATGGTCAAGAAAGGCCCCATCCGTGCTCTGGAGCACCTGCGGGCCATGGTGCGCTGGGACTACCAGCCCGACATCTGCAAGGACTACAAAGAGACAGGGTTctgtggctttggggacagctgCAAATTCCTGCATGACCGCTCCGACTACAAGCATGGCTGGCAGATCGAACAGGAGCTGGATGAAGGCTGCTATGGCACCCACGACAATGAAAACTATGAGGTGAGCAGTGATGAGGAGGACATGCCTTTCAAACGCTTCATCTGCAGAGGTTCCTTCAAGAACCCTGTGGTCACCAAGTGTCGGCACTACTTCTGTGAGAGCTGCGCCCTCCAGCACTATCGCAGATCCCACCGCTGCTATGTCTGTGACAAGCAAACCAGTGGAGTCTTCAACCCTGCAAAAGACCTCATGGCAAAATTGGGAAAACACaaaggggaggaagaagagaagcaaCAGTCAGACTGTGAAGAGGAGACACAGTAAGTAGCAGAATACATTTTGTACATAACTGAATAAAGCATTTGTaggaggaaaagagattaaaaaaaaaaaaaaaaaaaaggagggagtgTGGAGTGGGCTTATACCCCCCACAAAAGTCTTGGGTGTTCTCATGTTTTTCAATTACATTCAACATGACCTAGCAAGCTGACAGTTTGTCAGATGCAGAATGTTGTCAACAATGCTAAGACAATCTACCCATCACCCTACTGGAACCCCAAGACTCAAGCATTTGAGAAACATCAATAGCAGAAGGATGCGTGGTTTTAATTGAGATGGTTTTGAGTTGATCACTTTCTTGTTTTTAGTGTTGAATTGTAATTTGTAAATACATTTGGGATAGGAAGGCttaaggattttatttatttaaggaCATGGGTCATAAACCAAAACTAAGACAAACTGTTTCTTCAGGTAATTGTTTTTCTACCTGTTCTTAAGttgaattgtttcttttttgtagtGTTGATTTATAATTTGTAACTTGTAAGTAATGAGTGTGCAGCATAGTAGCCTGAAAGATTCTGTCACTGGTGATCTCATTTGACAGATCCTGGATGTGAATGTTACAACTCCAATGATAGGTGGGATACATCACTGACTGGGGGAGCTGGGCTTGTGGAGTTGGGTGGAAAGCCTTTTTCAAACTGGGCTTATTATCTGTGTCATCATGCTGTCTTTGTTATCGTTTCTGTCAAGGGCCCTGCAGAGGATGGCAAAGAACACTTTGCCCTTTTTAAGCAGAGGAGGGGAGAACTGTCACAGCCACAGAGGCCTGTGAGCTGTACAGATAAATCTGCCATAGCAGACCTTAACTTGATCAGCCTAGATGCTAGAGAGCAGAAGTAAATGAGCGCCTGGGTTAAGATAATGATAGGTTGAATTTGAACTCAAACAGGGACCCCAACTAATCTCATTCAAGCTTCATGCAGGCAGGTAATTGACTTGGGCAGGGTTAAGACCTTGACCAATCAGACATGGAAGCACAGAGATTGTGAAACCTCTGTAAAAGAGAGCAACCCTCAATAAACCTTGGCTGTTTGTCACATGATCTCGGTGTGTCCAGTTGTGTGCCTGTCTCCAAAACTATGACTGGTATTCAAcatttcctattaaattgtagttctgacttggagtctcccactgctttgctttcagacTAACATAATACCATCATCCAGAGTCCACAGTCACTGGGCAGCCCTGTTTCACAGTGAGGACCTGGAGAACCCTTCCTGGCACTTTGGAAAATCCTACACAGAGTGTCCACCCATTGGTTAGGTCTCTAGTTCATCCAGAAAAGGGGCCCTTCATTGATAGGCCCAAATTGACAAGTCCAAGTGACTTGTTTACCTtttttgtgcagaaaacatctgaTTCTGATGGCAGTTTCCTgaccagctgcagccagggattGGCCAGAGCCCAGGCCGTAACTAGTGAGGGTTTGCTTAAAATATTCTACTAACAAGCCTCTATGGATATCTGTTGGGAGGATTTCTTCATATAATTTTCACAAGATTGTACAAACATCTCTACAACATTTTGCATTAAGAACAACTACtataaatgtttaaataatctatttttaacTAAAGAACTATGGTGGTATTAATAGCATCATGCTCAAGATTCATCTTGTATGTCAGGTCAGTCTTAGGCCCACTGTTGAAACTATCATAGCACATCAGAGTTGCAGTCCAGTTAGGCAGTGGTAACAGTGCTGTTGAAGTGGTGCTTGAAAGCAATAGTCCTGTGGAAAGTTCTggcccttctctggatgtgTCCAGTGGTGGTGGTTTCACTCCCCAGACTTTGAGATTATATACTCTAAAATTCAGGGAGGAATGTTCAGTGACTCCCCCAGGCTGGGGAGTTTCACAATGGAATGAAATAATCCCATGAGTCATAGTATATTTTTGGAGTCCCTTATGGTTGTTCCAGCTGCCTTTTCTGCTGGAGCCATTGAGTTCGTGATGGCCCATAAACAAAGACGCCCCCCCCCCTCAGTGTGGCTGCTTCCCCAGAGGGAGTTATTTCAGGGGAGTCATGGCAAAGATAAATAAACACTGCTCCACCCATCTTAACAGTTCATCACAAGGTGATGTAGACAGTGGTAGATTACACACATTGGTTACACCCCACATCCAGGACACCTTCCTAAAACCCAGTTCACAGGCATGGCCTGATGATCTTGACATCCACAGATTGGGAGTTGCCTGCAGATACACAGGAGATAAGCAACCATTAcaatacagacacacacagaatcatgaggttggaaaagacatccaAGACCATCAAACCCAacccaacacctcaactaaaccattGCATAGAGTGTGGAAGGGGCTGACACCTGGTCTGTGAGCCAGAGGAGTGAGTTACCTAAGAATTTGATAAGATTCGTGTTTATCCCTGAAAGGAGTTTTCGCAAGGTCATTAATATGGAAActgagaagaggaagagaagaagaagataaacaaaagaaacctgcagctggaagaagtatttttagaaaagctTTGTAAATGCTAGCTGAAAACAGTGCTGGAGATTGCTTTGTACCAATGAACACTGTGTTGATTTATTGTACCCAATGAATGAAATAGAAACTATGTTAAGGAATATATAAAAAGACAGCATGTGCCCATAATAAAGAAGAAACCTTCTGAAACTTCACTGTGTCACTCTGTGTGTTGTGGCTGTCTCAAAAGCCACACAGAGTGCCATatccagtctttctttaaacacatccagggatggtgactccaccacctcccaggGCAGACCATTCCGATACTTTATCACTCTTCCTGTAAAAcctttttcctaaaatccaacATATATTTCCCTTGACATAGCTTAAGACTctgtcctctcgttctgtcagttttgcctggagaaagagaccagcTCCAACCTGACTACAGCCAtctttcaggaagttgtagagagtgataaggtcacccctgagtctccttttctccaggctaaacaaccctggctccctcagtcattcctcacagggcttgtgttcccagcccctcaccagccttgttgtCTCCTCTGGATGCGCTTGAGTGTCTCAAtatccttcctgaactgagggcccagaactggacataGCACTTAAGGTGCCAAGTACAAGGGAAGAatgagctccctgctcctgctggccataCTACTCTTGATACATACTAGGATGTTGTTGGCCTTCTCGGTCAACTAAATTACTAAGTTGTAATTGCCTGGGTGAACTGTCAATTTTGCAGctatggttttgtttgggttgaaGTCCCCCCTTGTGCCTTTTTGAATGGTTTGTTATGGAATAGCCAGAACTGACAGGTCTGAGTTGTGAAGCCAGTTCTGCAGCTCTTGCCTTGTGGGGTTCAGTCCCTTGTGTGCTGTTTTGTGGAAGCATTGAGTTGAAGCCTCAGGTGTaggtaaaagagaaaatcaaaaagGAATTGCAGGTTTGAGTGCTGCAGGTTGTTATGGAAATTAATCTACAAATgccagaggtttatgtccaaaaaggagacagaggagtcctcTTACTTTATTCAAATTAAGGGAGAGGCATTTCTCATGGGGTCTCTCAAATTTCTGGAGGATGCAGCCTCCTATTTATCCTAATTTCCTGTCCGtgtttccctctttctttccccattggctgaggtacttgagagTTACAGACTTCCTGGAGTGCCTAATAACTAAAATTCCCCTTTAATGTCTAAccctcattttaattttgaattctttAGAAATTTATGGGCTTTCCCccttgtttctttcatcttttaatATCCAATTTTATTTACCAGCAAACCTacagtaaaagcaaatattttcttttccattcatcaGTTGGTGGAAtccttcccattgtttcttttgtctctcAGTTCTAGTTTTATCTACCAGCAGACCCACAGCTTGTTTGTAAATACGATTGTCTCATTCCTCTCAATCCCTCctattttatttgttaataaTTGTCTTTACAAACTTTAGTTATTATTAACTTAACTTTCTGTTCCTGGGTATTTTTTGATTTTGCAATTATTTGCACTGACAACAATTTCTGTCTTTGTGTAGCCATCTCTGGATCAGTAAATATGGCTACTACCTGCATCCCTTTGATCATATGTCATATAAGTTGTACTGAGCAAGAGATCATGCATGGTCAAAAGATTGGAGTTGCCAcagcacacaagaaaaaaacatttgtttaaCCCATAGTCCACCAGGTAACCACAAAAACATGTCCCATTCCCATCCTTTCCGTGTTTGAACCTGTACCTGAGCTAACtttcttgttccttttgttATTAGTTTCATCCACTTTTCCATTTTATCTATTTGTACACAGCAGTTTGAGacattgtcctggtttggaataaattaggggagaacctttaaaaggagtcccctaaaaacaaacctccaccaccccttccccccgcagccctgggttcaggaaggaaaatgccttggaggaaaagtggaaaaaaatggtttattgacaaatgaaaaaaacccactccccaacaccaaggaaaagggaaaaaaaacaatgcTTAAGTTACTGTGAGGGGGAGGACACAGAGCTTCTTCTGCGGGCCCTGGAGATTCTCTGACTTCTtaggtcaggtcaggtccggagccggtccAAAATCTTCGAGGGAgtgagaggaagggaaaagaaaaggaaggaaaggaaaaaagtaaacagAAGCAGGGAAAGCCAGCGGCAGGAGcggcagcaggcaggcagagagagagagaagcagtggccaagcagcagcagcagcagccagcagcgaGCGAAAGCAGCTGAGCCCAAGAGCGAGAAGCAAAGCGGCAGGCCCCTCCCCAAAGGGGGGCAGCTGTTAGACATAACAATGtagtccaagatatgggataggagacaACATCAACtcagaacattccaccccttatcccatatcgTGGACACACAAtaaaaactttcatctcacttactcagacctttaacacTTACACGTTTCtgtccgtcttacttgctcagacctttgaCACTTATACGttcccttctgtttcatgtctaactgatctaatGTGCAGACAATGGTAGTTACATTCAGCACATATGAATCTTACCACACATccagatctccctgaggtacatATCatattgttccatctttctgcattatccaccatgtacaacccggtccttgagcagagacaactccacggatgggtttgcctgtactcgagtcagggttgatccatgctgtctttcccaacaaacgtctaacatgggccactgggactttatcgCCATCTACTgtattaaggtgctgggactgagcaggacccgctcggttggtggaacctcgagtgttaactaaccaggtggcttttgctaaatgctgctcccagttttttaaggaccccCCACCCAGtgctttcagggtggtttttaacaaccctttgtacctctccactttacctgcagctggtgcatggtaggggatatgatatacccattcaatgccatgttccctagcccaggttttaataagattatttttaaaatgagtcccattgtctgactcagttatctcgggagtgccgtgcctccaaaggacctgcttttcaaggcccaggatggtgttgcgggctgtagcatgagacacaggataggtttccaaccatcctgtggtggcttctaccatggtcagcacatgacgcttgccttggcgggtttgaggcagtgtgatgtaatcaatctgccaggcctccccatacttgtacttagaccaccgccctccataccagagaggcttcatccgcttggcttgccTAATGGCAGCGCAtgtctcacagtcactgatagcttgagaaatgctgtccatggttaaatccacccctcagTCTCGTGCCCccttataggtggcatctctgccttggtgacctgaggcatcatgggcccatcggGCTAggaataactctcccttgtgctcccagtcaaggTCTATCTTCAACTgcctatctttgcagcttgatctacccgctgattattttgctgctcctcattagctctactcttggggacatgggcatctacatggcgaatcttcacaggtaggttttCTAACCAGGCAGtgatatctttccactcttcagcagcccaaattggttttcctctatgctgccagttcgcctctttccatttcttcagccatccccacagagcattggctaccatccaagaatcagtgtacagatagagccttggccacctctctttgcaatatctagggccagttgaatggctttgagttcagcaaattgactggatccaccctctccttcaacgacccctacgacctgtcgtgtggggctccatacagctgccttccacctccgacccatccctatgacacggcaggaaccgtcggtgaataaagcgtaacatatttcctctgctggcaactggtcgtatggcggagcttcctcaacccgggtcactggttcttgttcttcgtctgcaacactgaaactttcacctttgggccagtttgtaattacttccaaaattccagggcaattcaatttcccaacttggGTGTGttgtgtaatgagggcaatccacttgctccaggtagcactggtggcatggtgggtggagggaacctttcctccaaacatccaccctagcactggtagtcagggtaccaggaggagttgtgttTCAGTGCCTATGACCTTTGAGGCAGCCCAGactccttcataggctgctaaaatttccttctctgtgggagtgtagcTGGCTTCAGACCCTCTGTAACTTCgactccagaatcccagtggtcggcctcgagtctccccaggcaccttctgccaaaggctccaggacagaccattGCTCCCGGCTGCAGAGTAAAGCACATTCTTCATgtctggtcccgtcctgactgggccaagggctaccacgtgagcaatctcctgtttgatctgggTAAAGgtgtgttgctgctcagggccccactaGAAAGTGTTTTCCTTGTGAGTTACCAGGTAGAGAGAGCTCACAATCTGGCTGTACTCTGGAATGtgcattctccaaaagcctatggtgcctaggaaagcttgtgtctctttcttgttggttggtggagacatcgctgtgatcttgttgatgacatcagtgggaatctgacaccatccatcttcccacttaattcccaggaactggatttctCGAGCAGGTCACTTAACTTTTCTCTTCTTGatagcaaaaccagctttcaggagaatctggatgatcttctctcctttttcaaacacttcagctgcaatgttcccccacacaatgatgtcattgATGTACTGCAAATGTTCTGGACCCTCACCCTTttccaatacagtttgaatCAGTCCATGACAAATcgtaggactgtgcttccacccctggggcagtcagTTCCAAGTGTACcgcacacccctccaggtgaaagcaaactgaggcctgcattctgcagccagaggaatggagaaaaaggcatttgcgatgtcaatagtggcataccaccttgctgccttggactccagctcatactggagtcCCAGCATATccggcacagcagcgctcagcagtggagtcacttcattcaatgcctGGTAGTCCACAGTCAGTCTCCGTTCTCTGTCagacttgcgcacaggccagatggggctgttgaagggtgagtgggttttgctgaccaccccttggctctccagctcacGGATCATCTTGCGGTTGGGGATCACTGCATCTCAAGTTGTTCTGTACTGTTGTCGATGCACTGTGGAAGTGGCAATTGGCACTTGTTGGTCTTCCACCTTCAGAAGTCCTACAGCAGATGGGTTATCTGATAGTCGAGGCAAGGTGTTCAattgcttaacaccctctgtcTCTACAGCTGCTATCCCAAAGaccctttgggtctttgaaatacccattttGGAGGAAGTCTATGCCCAAAATGTGTGGTGCCTCTGGGCCAGTCACAATAGGGTGCCTCTTCCACTCATTTCCAGTCAGACTAACATCAGCTTCCACTAAAGTAAAATCCTGTGATCCCTCTGTCACACCAGCAATAGAAACAGATTCTTCTCCCACTTGTCTTGATGGGAGCAATGTGCACTGTGCACCAGTGTCAACCAAGGCCTCATATTGTTGTGGTTCTAATGTGCCAGGCCAATGAACCCACACtgtccaaaacacacgatttTCCCtaacctctacctggctagaggcagggctCCTGTAAGCGTGATTATCCTTCTTTCCCTGGGTGCATGTCCCAGAGGTTCCCTCCAGCGGATCGGCCATATCATCATCACCACCATACCTAACAtcccggctgcagacaactggtgctgctctctgttcagtaggacttcctctttgaatcctaccttcttcCAATTTACGCACCCATTGCACCAGAGCTGCcatgggttttccatcccatctcctcatgtcctccccagcttcacgcaagTAGACCCACAACTTGGTTCGCGGggtgcgccttctctccccaacagaggtacaCCCGCATTGAACTAATTTGAATGGctgaaatttggaggaagtcctccctaatctcttccctgagctttTTATGATattcctctaatttatcttccaatttctgcagtcgtgtttccacagctgcaatcctggcgtgagttgggccatgtactgcatcagcatatgctcgaagcttccttgccatatcgagcacgatttcatatgtctcctcctgcttcattattgctagagcagaagcgtattcagatggtccaagtcgtacaagttttcgccacatcacgggtgtacatggtaccaaatctgggttcttagtgtttaggtcatctgagaagataatctctgccactgccatttctctcaagcattgaatcccttgttctatggtcttccactgggtctgttgcatgtagagatcgtctgcacacaggtatctttgtgccacacttcccaggactcgttcccagagactgcaaggggtagctaccctcatcattccttggtcaataacgggatc from Sylvia atricapilla isolate bSylAtr1 chromosome 5, bSylAtr1.pri, whole genome shotgun sequence includes:
- the LOC136360899 gene encoding LOW QUALITY PROTEIN: E3 ubiquitin-protein ligase RNF113A-like (The sequence of the model RefSeq protein was modified relative to this genomic sequence to represent the inferred CDS: inserted 1 base in 1 codon), which gives rise to MAEESNVCSFVFKKRVQAAGSGWRKRPSSEQEWESSGEEGSTVVWKKPQRDTPNPMIQKTRCCTRERLEYVPSSSEDEHPAKEIRITYKSTRSAKPVGPKDMGATAMYELDTEKEKDAQTIFECSQKIQEELRGKEDDKIYCGINNXQKYMKSKDTSMGNACSGMVKKGPIRALEHLRAMVRWDYQPDICKDYKETGFCGFGDSCKFLHDRSDYKHGWQIEQELDEGCYGTHDNENYEVSSDEEDMPFKRFICRGSFKNPVVTKCRHYFCESCALQHYRRSHRCYVCDKQTSGVFNPAKDLMAKLGKHKGEEEEKQQSDCEEETQ